A region of the Brachyhypopomus gauderio isolate BG-103 chromosome 11, BGAUD_0.2, whole genome shotgun sequence genome:
GAGGGAATCAGGGCTTTTATTAGTCACTGGCAAAATGCACAGAGCCTGGTGCGTTCCCACCTTTGACCTCTCCAAACCTCACAGCACTAATGGCGATGTTGGGACATTTGTAAGAGGTCGGTATACATTTCATGAGCACATTATTCAGAAAGGtacaagagagagaggtgaaaaTGTGTTAAAGTGTTTGTTAAAGGGAGGCTAAGGCTTCCTGAGTGATGTTTATCCTGTCTCTACAATGTTAGACTGGTGCACTTCACAAGCTCCACTCATTCTTTTTCTGAGATGGAAAAAGTGCCACGTTTGTGAGGAACATGAGGAAAGGCATCCGGACCTCCCCAGCTCATCTGACATCTGTTTTCTTGCTCCACGCTCGCCTGCGGATCAGGGCCGGGTGGCGGAGTTGCCCTACATCGTCCCAGCTCGTCTGTGGGCCGATCCCTTGCAGGGCGGTGGGACCCTGGGGAAGCCGTctcacatgtttgtgtgtgcatctcTTTTGAGATGAGGGTGTATTGACGTTCCCTCTGACGGAGGCATTATCTGGGTTTCTCACATATTGTGCTAATGCACAGAATGTGGTGTTTTCCTTTAAAACAAATCCCCAAATCTAACTAGACATGCATGAATATGTACGTGCTAAAGGAAGGAATTggataaatgaaataaatttacagacagacacatatgcAAGACTACACATCATCAGTTGTTCTGTTTTTATGTCATTATTCCCAACAGAGTGTCACATTTCCACAAGCAGTTATTACACTGGCAAAATTCACCCTTGCTGGTTTCGGTGTTGTATAGTTCATAAAGTCCTCACACGTGTTCCTGATATGATGGTGCTTTTGTCAGCACACACATGGCAAAGAACTTTCAAAGGCGTACCGACTTCACGTCAGTCAGCCGCTTCCCTAATGTATCTCCTGATGATCGTTGGATCAAGAGGCATACATCATCCAGAACAGTGCATTCCTCTGATAGCAATATAAATCTACTTATTCTTATGTCTAATCCCACCGGCTGTAATGTCAAACACTTGGAGTCTACCTGATCTGCTTCCTGGTATCTTATGAGCTATCACCAATATATGCTAAAGGTTCCTCTGTGGAACTGCTGGAACTCCTGGACCTTTTATCTGTGTTACACAGTTTCTATAATCCCAAAATCCAGATTGAGAGGATTAAAACGATAAATCAAATTATGCATATTATTAACATGCAGTGGAAGACAAACAGTATAAATGCAGAATTAACTATGCCAGATTAACTTGATTACTATTATTCTATTGATAACATTTTATGAATAGACTTATACTTTTCTTTATACTTTCTAATTATGAATAACATTAGCAGTTTTGTAAGACATGGTTATGGTTGAGTAGGGTTGAGAATTTCTAACATTTTGAACAGTTGGACCGggcatggtcctgtggtagggaactggtcttgtgaccggagggtcgtgggttcaattcccaggcccgaggccatgactgaggtgcccttgagcaaagcacctaaccccaactgctcccgggctagggctgcccaccgctctgggcatgtgggcaacagccccctagtaatcactagtgtgtgtttgtgtgtgtgttctagatgTACAGAtgtgtaaatgcagaggactaaTTTCGATTGCACACAATTGCACACAATTTGTTACAATTGACATGTATGGCACATTTCACCTTTAATGCAAATAAATTTGTTTCTATTAAATTCAACTTTTCTACACATTCCATATGGGATCAGGGCGTTGAGGCCCTTCAGATGCAAGTTATGGTGATGCAGATGCATATTTTGCTTATGTGCCACTTTtgaaaaaataacattttgttAATGTTAGAAGGACTGTGATCTTGACATGCCTCTAGAGCACCCTCTGCTGGATGACCTGCACAGTTTGCATTTACACAGCATTAACAGTAGCATATCACTGAACATTTCTGCTGAGGCAAAAATAAATTTCATACATTTTTGGTGGTGTTATGGTGCCAAGGCTGAAATGAACGAGGGTGCGGTGGGCTGGTCCGCGGTTTGGCAGGGTTAACAATGATCACATTTGACAAGCTTAAAAAAAGGGAATCTCACAGGCCTTGGAACTTCTAGTACCAAAACCTGTCTACCAGCCACAAAATCATAACCTTCCAATCCAGCAGGAAATATAAAAGCTGACTTTTTTATAGCGCCTACAATAACCACAGACTCTATTTAAGCCATACCAGAATGCGTAAAATCATGTGTAGGTCAGGGGCTGGAAACGGAGGTGTCTGGCACCCAGCAGTATTCCAAGGCTGGTTGCTGAACTCCATGGCACTGCTGTACGAGTCGGTCTGTATGGCTGCATGAGTCTGCAGCCTGCTATGTAaagcagctgagctcattagGTGTgcagggacgtgtgtgtgtgtctgtgtgtgtgtgtgttcagatggaGAAGGCTGGTGTTGCCATAGCTGCTGACGGTTTAAAGAGAGTTTTCCACAGGATGGTAGCAATAACAGCCACATGCTCTTTCATTACAGGCaatgtggtgatggggggggggggcatttcaGGCCTGTAGTACCCTGCTCGAGCCTGAATTTGGCCCCTGTTACCCCGACAAACGAGGGTGCTTTCATTTTAGTGCTTGTCTGTTACTGACATATTTATATTCATTCCTGCTGATGTGGGATCCTCACGGACTCTGTCATTGACGGTAATGGATAGCTTGGAAACAATGCACAAGTGTGCCAAGACCATAAAAAGTGAAGGAAGCAACCCCACAATTAAGCTGTGAGGTCATTCCTGCAGATTTGAACCTGCGTATTTGAAAGCAACATGAAGAGTTGAATAGTTGTATGTACATGAATAGGTGTCGGCAGTGAAGGGAAGGAGAGTCGTTCGTGATATTATGGTGGAGAGTGGTTTGTATGTTCATGGGCTTGTGGTATAAAGGAAGCATCTTGGCTTTATGAATGTTTCATCATCTAGAATCGGATGATATCTGCATTCTAATCGCTCTGTGTGATGCACCTTTAGCATTTGTGTCTGTTGCTAATAGAGACGATGTCAACACAAACGCTGATGCGCCTTATGAAACCCACCTCAGACTGTCCCACTTAGGGGAGACTATCCGTGGACGCGTCAGACCGGCCACCACGGGGAGACGCAGGGCTGGTGCAATGGGCAAACTCATGATGCCTGCACCTGAGGTTTCCTGCCCAGGTCACATGACCTGtgatttgtgtctgtgttcaggagtggGGCTCACAATGGCAGATCCTATAACGGTGGAGGGCGGATGGATGTGGGA
Encoded here:
- the LOC143527644 gene encoding uncharacterized protein LOC143527644; its protein translation is MLSNTRPHVAWQQHTGQREGSGRRGLIGQISFKRESGLLLVTGKMHRAWCVPTFDLSKPHSTNGDVGTFVRDWCTSQAPLILFLRWKKCHVCEEHEERHPDLPSSSDICFLAPRSPADQGRVAELPYIVPARLWADPLQGGGTLGKPSHMFVCASLLR